The following proteins are encoded in a genomic region of Ursus arctos isolate Adak ecotype North America unplaced genomic scaffold, UrsArc2.0 scaffold_32, whole genome shotgun sequence:
- the TAS1R2 gene encoding taste receptor type 1 member 2, whose product MEPRARAVCFLFILLQVLAVPAENSDFYLAGDYLLGGLFTLHANVKGIVHLNFLQVPQCKEYEMKVLGYNLLQAMRFAVEEINNHSHLLPGVLLGYEMVDICYISNNVQPVLYFLAQEDYSLPIQEDYSHYVPRVVAVIGPDNSESTATVAHFLSLFLLPQITYSATSDELRNKQLFPALLRTVPGADHQIEAMVQLMLHFRWNWIIVLVSSDDYGRYNSQLLNERLATRDICIAFQETLPMPQPNLEMTQWEHQRLEAIVDKLQQSSARIVVLFSPDLVLHNFFREVLRQNFTGAVWIASESWSIDPVLHNLTELRNTGTFLGITTQSVPIPGFSEFRMRPAQAGPPEPNRTSLGATCNQECDTCQDTAASFNTILTLSGERVVYSVYSAVYAVAHALHSLLRCTQTACSKRVVYPWQLLQEIWKVNFSLLGHEIFFDKQGDVLMSLEVIQWQWDLSQNPFQSIASYYPVLRQLKTTRNVSWHTADNTIPVSMCSKDCRPGQKKKPVGIHPCCFECLDCLPGTFLNRTADEFDCQSCPSYEWSHRNDTSCFKRQLAFLEWHEASTIIVAMLSVLGFLSTLAIVVVFWRHLHTPMVRSAGGPMCFLMLIPLLLAYAMVPMYVGQPTFFTCLCRQTFFTLCFTICISCITVRSFQIVCIFKMARRLPRAYGYWVRYHGPYVCVASFTVLKVVILVGNVLVMSANPTARADPDDPKIIVLSCNYRKALLLNTSLDLLLSVAGFSFAYMGKELPTNYNEAKFITFCMTFYFTSSISLCTFMSVYEGVLVTILDLLVTVLNLLGISLGYFGPKCYMVLFYPERNTQVYFSSMIQGYTMRKD is encoded by the exons ATGGAACCCCGGGCCAGGGCGGTCTGCTTCCTGTTCATCCTGCTGCAGGTCCTGGCTGTGCCGGCTGAGAACTCAGACTTCTACCTGGCTGGGGATTACCTTCTGGGTGGCCTCTTCACCCTCCATGCCAACGTGAAGGGCATCGTCCACCTCAACTTCCTGCAGGTGCCCCAGTGCAAGGA GTATGAAATGAAGGTGCTGGGCTACAACCTCCTGCAGGCCATGCGCTTCGCAGTGGAGGAGATCAACAACCATAGCCACCTCCTGCCGGGTGTGCTGCTGGGCTACGAGATGGTGGATATCTGCTACATCTCCAACAACGTGCAGCCCGTGCTCTACTTCCTGGCTCAGGAGGACTATTCCCTGCCCATCCAGGAGGACTACAGCCACTATGTGCCCCGTGTGGTGGCCGTCATCGGCCCTGACAACTCCGAATCCACCGCAACTGTGgcccacttcctctccctcttcctccttccccag ATCACCTACAGTGCCACGAGCGACGAGCTGCGCAACAAGCAGCTCTTCCCAGCCCTGCTGCGCACGGTGCCGGGTGCAGATCACCAGATCGAGGCCATGGTGCAGCTCATGCTTCACTTCCGCTGGAACTGGATCATCGTGTTGGTGAGCAGCGACGACTATGGCCGCTACAACAGCCAGCTGCTCAACGAGCGTCTGGCCACCCGCGACATCTGCATTGCCTTCCAGGAGACGCTGCCCATGCCACAGCCCAACCTGGAGATGACGCAGTGGGAGCACCAGCGCCTGGAGGCCATCGTGGACAAGCTACAGCAGAGCTCGGCACGCATCGTGGTCCTGTTCTCGCCCGACCTGGTCCTGCACAACTTCTTCCGCGAGGTGCTCCGCCAGAACTTCACGGGCGCCGTGTGGATCGCCTCTGAGTCCTGGTCCATCGACCCGGTCCTGCACAACCTCACCGAGCTTCGCAACACGGGCACCTTCCTGGGCATCACCACCCAGAGCGTGCCCATCCCGGGCTTTAGCGAGTTCCGCATGCGCCCCGCCCAGGCCGGGCCGCCCGAGCCCAACAGGACCAGCCTGGGGGCCACCTGCAACCAGGAGTGCGACACCTGCCAGGACACCGCAGCGTCCTTCAACACCATCCTCACGCTCTCCGGCGAGCGCGTGGTCTATAGCGTGTACTCGGCCGTCTACGCCGTGGCCCACGCGTTACACAGCCTCTTGCGCTGCACCCAGACTGCCTGCTCCAAGAGGGTGGTCTACCCCTGGCAG CTGCTTCAGGAAATCTGGAAGGTCAACTTCAGCCTCCTGGGCCACGAAATCTTTTTCGACAAGCAAGGGGACGTGCTCATGAGTCTGGAGGTCATCCAGTGGCAGTGGGACCTGAGCCAGAACCCGTTTCAGAGCATCGCCTCCTACTACCCTGTGCTGCGGCAGCTGAAAACCACCCGCAACGTGTCCTGGCACACCGCCGACAACACG ATCCCTGTGTCCATGTGTTCCAAGGACTGCCGCCCTGGGCAAAAGAAGAAGCCGGTGGGCATCCATCCCTGCTGCTTTGAGTGTCTTGACTGCCTTCCTGGCACCTTCCTCAACCGAACTGCAG ACGAATTCGACTGCCAGTCCTGCCCAAGTTACGAGTGGTCCCATAGGAATGACACCTCCTGCTTCAAGCGGCAGCTGGCCTTCCTTGAATGGCACGAGGCATCCACCATCATTGTGGCCATGCTCTCCGTCCTGGGCTTCCTCAGCACCCTGGCCATCGTGGTGGTCTTCTGGAGACACCTGCACACGCCCATGGTTCGCTCGGCCGGGGGCCCCATGTGCTTCCTGATGCTGATACCGCTGCTGCTGGCGTATGCCATGGTGCCCATGTATGTAGGGCAGCCCACGTTCTTCACGTGCCTCTGCCGCCAGACCTTCTTCACCCTCTGCTTCACCATCTGCATCTCCTGCATCACCGTGCGCTCTTTCCAGATCGTCTGCATCTTCAAGATGGCCAGGCGCCTCCCACGCGCCTACGGCTACTGGGTGCGCTACCATGGACCCTACGTCTGCGTGGCGTCCTTCACGGTGCTCAAGGTGGTCATCTTGGTGGGCAACGTGCTGGTCATGAGCGCCAACCCCACCGCCCGCGCCGACCCcgatgaccccaagatcatagtTCTGTCCTGCAACTACCGCAAGGCGCTGCTGCTCAACACCAGCTTGGACCTGCTCCTGTCCGTGGCGGGCTTCAGCTTTGCCTACATGGGCAAGGAGCTGCCCACCAACTACAACGAGGCCAAGTTCATCACCTTCTGCATGACCTTCTACTTCacctcctccatctccctctgcaccttcatGTCTGTCTACGAGGGGGTCCTGGTCACCATCCTGGACCTCTTGGTCACTGTTCTCAACCTTCTGGGCATCAGCCTGGGCTACTTTGGTCCCAAATGCTACATGGTCCTTTTCTACCCGGAGCGTAACACGCAGGTCTACTTCAGCAGCATGATTCAGGGCTACACCATGCGGAAGGACTAG